In the Candidatus Chlamydia sanziniae genome, AAGCCTTCTCCAAAACTTTTTTCCCTATTCTTAAATTTTCTTCACCGTCTTCCTCAGAGCAAAAATCCTAGGTTTTTTTCAGCAATCTTTATTCTGAAGCTTTTGCAACATGAAGGGATTTTAGACCTTTCCCCCACGTGCTCTTTATGTAAAAAAAACTTAAGCAATGGACCATGCTATCGCTACCAAGGACAAAAACTATGTAAAAACCATGCCCATACAGAAGCGATTGTCATGGAAAAAGAAGAAGAACAGGTGCTACACGCTATTGTTCATGCAAAACAATTTTATGAACTTTTGAAACTTACGGATTTCCCTATTGCAATTGCGGATAAAATTTTTTACATGCTAAAAACCACATTACATTCTGAAACAGTATCAAAATTCACATAAGATTAACGCAGTGTAATCGTGCCACTCCCGCTACTGCGCACATGAAAAACTAGGGTAACTGGAGAGCTACCCACAGAGCTGTTATGATAGGTCTTATTCCAAATCCCCCGTCCTTGCTTTACAAAGCTTCCTTCTATACATACCTTGCCTTTTAATGAAGTTGTTGTGTGGACGATCACACCGACATTCTTAGGCAAGAGTAATACAATAGGTTCTTCTTCATTGCGAATTGTGATAGAACCACTTTGCAACCAATCTCCACGAAAATCCATATCCATTTTACAAGAAGTACAAAGAAAATTTAATAAAGTTAAACAAGGATAATGGCCTTTAAATTTAGCACGTAAGTAGCCAAATGAGCCTTTGTA is a window encoding:
- the recO gene encoding DNA repair protein RecO, whose product is MPIVVSGVVLESQPLGKNHLRTTLFSPGGLITFFAKHGQTLLCSHREALIPVSLGSYTLNSSPTKLRSLAHAEIRNNFIEIKRAYPLLEASGKMIRALLISQWREKPSPKLFSLFLNFLHRLPQSKNPRFFSAIFILKLLQHEGILDLSPTCSLCKKNLSNGPCYRYQGQKLCKNHAHTEAIVMEKEEEQVLHAIVHAKQFYELLKLTDFPIAIADKIFYMLKTTLHSETVSKFT